In Mycolicibacterium aubagnense, the DNA window GCGCACCACCGGCACCGGGGATCAGCGGCTCGCCGGACCCCTGCATCTGCGGCTGAGAAATCGGATCGCGGTACCCGAAGTGATCGTGGTCGTAGTCGAACGGCGGCGTGGCCGCCAAGTCCAGATGCGACAGCGTCCGCACTCCGGGGCAACGGGCCAGCAGTGCGTCGTGTTCGCCGACGCACCGCACCCGCTCGTCCTCGTCCCGGGCGAACAGGATGACGATCGCGTGCAGATCGTCACCCGCCAGCCCGCCGACCCAGTGCTCGGGTGCGGCCGCGCCGGTGTCGCCGAGGATATCGGCGCGGGCGGCCATGCCCTCGCGAAATTCGGCAGGGAAGGTGGCCAGGGTCTCCTCGTCAACCCCCAACGCGCGCAAGCCGTTCCAGGTGAACGCCAAGTTGACCCACCGGTTGAAGACGTTGACGGTCTTGCGTACGTCGGTCGCCGACTGCACGAGCGGGACCATCTCGGCCAGCCAAGTCTGCCCGGCCTCAGGGGTGTCGAAAGACAGGAACTCGTACCGGCCGGTGAGGTGGGGCGTCCCGGTCAGCATGATGTGCTGGATGTCGTCGAATTCGAGTGCTGTCATTGCATTTGGTCCAACATGTCGGAGAATGCGGCCTTGAGCCGCAGGGCCTTCTTGATCTCGACGGACGTCACGTACGGGTACTCGCCGTACTCCAGGAAGCTGGGCACCTGGTGCTCGCGGACGAACATGATGAACGCCTCCGGGTTGGTCTTCCAGTCCTCCGGGAAGCCCTCCAGATGGGTGAACGCGGTGGTGATGCCCGTCGAGCTGAACAGCTTGACGGCATCCTCGGTGTACTTGTCGAAATCGGTGTCGAAGATGCCCTGGTACTGAAAGTGCAGACCAGAACCGACGTCGAAAAGCTGCCAGCGCAAGTAGTGCAACTTCAGCGGGGCCAGGACATCGGGCTGCGCGGCGACCGCTGCTTCGAGCTGCGTGCCGTAGTCGCGGATGGCCTGCTCGTGGCCGTCGAGGACCTTGGCGATGATGTTGAAGCCGTAGCATGCCGGCGTCTGCGGATAGACCGGCCCGTAGCGCCCGCGCGTGAGCTCGAAGTAGCCCTCCCTGGGGATGGCAAGAGCTGCCGGCTGGGACCAGTCGTTGTTTCCTTTGTGCGCCATGGCAACGAGATTATGGACGCGGCGGGCTGGCGTCGTCCCCCGATTCGGGGGAAATTGACGCGCCGGCGGTTCAGCCGCGGCTGACGGTGTTGGACCCGCCCGGTGTGGGGATCTCCGGCGTTCCGGAGTGGTAGGTCACCCGGTTGTCCATGCCCGACGCGACGATCTTCTCGGCAGAGTCGACGACCACGGTGTTGTCGATGCCGGACACGGTGACCGTCGCGCAGTGCCCGCTGATGGTGACGCTGTTGGACACCCCGCTGATGCTGACCGGGCGGTCGTTGCATTCCAGTGTCCGGTGGCCGCGCACGCCCGCGATCTGGATGGGTCTGTTGGGATCGTCGGACTGCGGCGGCAGTTCCACCAGGCCTGGTCCTGACATCACCGTGGTGCCGTTGACGACCACCGAGGACTCGTCACCGGGAGGTGCCGGAGTTGGCACCGACACCGAGACGCTGGGTTGCCGGCCGGCGCTCGGTGGGAGGAACGTCATGTGCTTCTTGCCCGTGAGGTTGGCGAAGACGATGATCCCCGCGATCACCGGACCGGCCAGTACGGCGAGGATGACGACCGCGAAGATCAGGCGGCGACTCGTTGCGCCCGACGTGGTGGGCATTGACGGCTTAGGTGGCCAGGCCTTTGGGGGCCGGCCGGCGTACGGCCTGCTCACCGCCGGTGCGCGGGAGGACCACGCTTGCCCGGGCTCCGTCAACTCTGAGGCCCGCGCCTGTTCGTTCATCGCGCGCTCGAGCTCGCGGATGCGGGCCTCTGGATCGTCGTCGCGACTCATGGTCCGATGCTGTCACACCCGCAGGGGTGGCTCAACGCCACAGATACCGCGTCTTGGGCCGGCCCGTCCCGCCGTATTCACTTCGGCGCGTAACGGTTCCGTCCTCGGCCAGCCGTTCCAGATACCGCCACGCGGTCACCCGGGCCACCCCGACGGCCTTCGCGGCCTCGTCCGCGGTCAGGCCGTCGGGGCTGTCCCGCACCGCGCGGGCGATGTCATCGTTGGTCAGCGTCGCGGCACCCTTCGGGGCCGCGGATTTGTCTGCGCCGGTGCGTAATTCGGCGAGCGCTCGGTCCACCTCGGCCTGGCTCGCCGCATCCACCCCGGCCGGCAGTGCCGTCCGGTACCGCTGATAGCGCTCCAAGCGGTCCCGGAACGCCGCGAAGGTGAACGGTTTCAGCAGGTACGCCAGCGCACCGTGCGCGACAGCGGCACGCACCATCTCCAGGTCGCGCTCGGAGGTGATGGCGATGATGTCCGGGGCCGGTCGCAGCCCGGACAGGGCCGAGGCGAGGCTGATGCCACTGGCGTCGGGCAGTCCGAGGTCCAGCAGCACGAGGTCGACGGGGTCGTCCGTCGCGGTTGCCCGGCTGGCGGTCTGAATCGCCTCGCGCGCGGTATGGGCCACCGCTGTGACTGAAAAGCCTTCCAGCCGTTCGACGTACGTGCGGTGCGCCTCGGCGATCAGCGGGTCGTCGTCGACGATCAGCACCCTGGTCATGCGGGCACCGCCGGAATCGTCACCGACACCACCGACCCGTAACTGACGTCGGACGAGAAGGTGCCGCCGTGCCGCTTGACCACCTGCGCCACGAGCGCCAGTCCCAACCCGTGCCCTGGTGATGATTTCGTCGAATAGCCGCGGCGCATCGCGTCTTCGAAGGCGTCCGGGTTCATGCCGGCGCCGCTGTCGGCCACCCGCATCAGTAGTTCGGCTCCCGGCTCGCAGCGCACCGTCACCTCGACCCACGGCTCATCGCGGTCGCACGCGTCCATGGCATTGTCGATCAGGTTGCCCAGCACCGTCACCATCTCCGGCCCGGTCAGCGGCAGATATGAAGTGTCCGAGGGCAATTGAGAGTCCGCGGTGACGGTGAACTCGATACCGCGCTCATGGGCTTGCGCGCTCTTGCCCAGCAGCAGCGCAACCAGTGCAGGTTCGCGGACCTCGTTGGACAGCCGGTCGACCAGTCGCTGGGACAGCTCCAATTCGTCGGTGGCGAACGCGACGGCATCGGACGGTCGGCCCATCTCCACCATGGTGATCACGGTGTGCAGCTTGTTGGCCGCTTCGTGCGCCTGTGCCCGCAGCGAGTCGGTGAGGACCTTCAACGAGCTGAGTTCGCCCAGGGTGCTTTGCAATTCGGTGCGGTCCCGGATCGTCACGACCTCCGCACCGGAGGTGCCGGACACCGGTGACCGGCTCACCACCAGCACCCGCTCGTCGGTGACGTGGACCTCGTCGCGCACGCCGGGATCGGCCGCTCGCAGGAACTCCGGTAGATCAGTCAGGGCCACCGCCCCTGGCGGCAGGGCCAACAAGCGGCGCGCCTCGTCGTTGGCCAGGGCGACGCGGCCCTGCTCGAGCACCAGGAGTCCCTCGGACACCGAATGCAGGACGGCGTCGTGATGCTCGTACATCACCCGCAGCTCATCCGGCCGCAGACCGTGGGTTTGACGGAGCAGCCGGCGCCGGATCAGCCAGGTGCCGGCCAGCGAAAGGCCAAGGGCGGCAAGGCCGATCGCCGCGATAATCGGAATCTGGTGACGCCACTGCGCGGTCAGGGTGGTCTCGGTGATGCCGGCCGCGACCAGGCCAAGGACGCGTCCGGACCCGTCCCGGACCGGGGCGATGGTGCGCACCGACCGACCTAGCGTCCCGGTGTAGAACTCGGTGAACGTCTGGCCCTTCAGAGCCGGCTCCATGGTCCCCAGGTAGTGGGCGCCGATCCGGCTGGGGTCGGTATGGGTGAACCGGGTGCCGTCGGGCGCCATGACGGTGATGAAGGCGATCCCGGTCTGCGCCCGAACCGATTCGGCCACCGGCTGGAGCACCGCGGTGGCGTTGCCGGCCCGCAAGGCGGCGGCCGTCGACGGCGCGTCGGCCAGCGCCGTGACGATGCCGGTGAGCAGCTGTTTGGCCGCGGCGTCGTTGGTGCGTCGGGATTGCACCAATGCCAGAGCGCTACCCGCGGCCACCACCACGATGATGATGGCGATCTGCAGGGCGACGATCTGCCCGGCAAGAGACCAGCGGGGCGCGGCCGGCCAACTGCGCATCACCGCGCCCTTCCGTAATCCGAATGCTCGTCGCGCCCGCGGTGAACTTCCGTGAACGAAATGAACATATGCGTGACGTGCCTCACGTTCTGGCTCAACATCCTTGCAGAAGTTTTTGCAACTCGAAGCCGGAGGACTGTCGACATGACTGCTCACGCACCCCGCCGCGACCGCACGCATTGGCTGTACATCGCCGTGCTCGTCGCCGTTGTCGGCGGTGTGGCCGTCGGACTGATCGCGCCCGGGGTCGGCAAGGACATCGCGGTCCTCGGCACCCTGTTCGTCAGCCTGATCAAGATGATGATCACGCCGGTCATCTTCTGCACCATCGTGCTGGGCATCGGTTCGGTGCGAAAGGCCGCGACCGTAGGCAAGGTCGGCGGTCTTGCGCTCGGCTACTTCCTGCTGATGTCGACGGTGGCGCTGGCCATCGGCCTGGTCGTCGGGAACTTGCTGAGCCCCGGTTCGGGCATGCACCTGTCGGCGCAGGCGACCGGTCAGGGCGCGAAACTGGCCGAGAAGGCGCACGAGGCCGGTGGCCTGATGGACTTCGTCGCCCACATCATCCCCGAGACCCTGTTTTCCGCTCTGACCAGTGGAAACGTGCTGCAGGCGTTGTTCATCGCGCTGCTAGTCGGGTTCGCGGTGCAGGCGATGGGAACCGCAGGCGAACCGATCCTGCGGGGCATCGGGCACCTGCAGAAGCTGGTGTTCCGGGTGCTGATCATGATCCTGTGGCTGGCTCCGATCGGTGCGTTCGGCGCGATGGCCGGCGTCGTCGGCCAGACCGGCTGGCGGGCGGTCACCCAACTGCTGACGCTGATGCTCGGCTTCTACGTGACCTGTGTGGTGTTCGTGTTCGGCGTGCTCGGGACGGTGCTGTGGTCGGTGACGCGGATGTCGATCTTCCGGTTGGTGCGCTACCTGGCCCGTGAGTACCTGCTGATCTTCTCGACATCGTCGTCGGAGTCGGCGCTGCCGCGGCTGATCGCCAAGATGGAGCACCTGGGCGTGGACCGCAGCACCGTGGGCGTGGTGGTGCCGACCGGCTACTCGTTCAACCTGGACGGCACCGCGATCTACCTGACCATGGCGGCGCTGTTCATCGCCGACGCCATGGGTCGGCCACTGGCGATCGGGGAGCAGCTGGCGCTGCTGGCCTTCATGATCGTCGCTTCGAAGGGCGCTGCCGGGGTTACCGGCGCGGGCCTCGCGACCCTGGCCGGTGGCCTGCAGAGTCACCGGCCGGACCTGCTGGACGGAGTCGGGCTGATCGTGGGCATCGACCGGTTCATGTCGGAGGCGCGGGCCGTCACCAACTTCTCGGGTAACGCGGTCGCCGCCGTCCTGATCGGGGCGTGGACCGGGACGCTCGACCGGGCGAAGGCCGACGCGGTGCTCAGTGGTGCCGATCCGTTCGATGAACTGACGATGGTCGACTCAGATGTCGACAGCCACTCCGCAACGTCAGTGTGATGCACGTCTTATCATGAACGAAATGTGAATTCGTCGATAACAGCGAATATCGGCGCCAGTTCAGGTGGGCCTCGGCGCTGTCCCGATCTTGATGAACAGAAGTGGGTCCTGAGTTCTATCGTGCTGATGGTACGGATGGGATCGGAAGCGTTCGTGTCGCGGTGTGATGTTTCGCTCACTTTGCCTGGGAATGCCAAGAAACGGTGATTCGAAACCCTCAGAAACGCGGCCCGCCCCTGTTTGCTCAATTTGAATTCTCGCGGCGTCTTCGCAGGTGGAAGCGCCGAACACACTTCATAACAAGTGCATAACAATTCGCACCTTAAGTAACTCTTAAGAGCACCTGAGTAATTCGCGACGTGGCGTCGCTGAAGCCGTCCGGAATGTCGGTGGGGATCACTACACTTCTTGAAAGCAGCGCTCATCCGGGCGCACCCGGACGGGCAATCGACTACCGGCGCGTCGCCGCGCTGGCGGAGGTACCGAAGATCGTGGCAAATAATAACGCTCGCGCAAAAGCGAAGCGGGCCGGCGCCCAGGCGCTGCGCGGAACCATGGACATCGCGCAGGTTGGTCGCGGCGCCATCGCCGACATCGCCGAGAGCATGGGGCAGTTGGTCGCGACCAGCTACGCCGACAGCATCGTGTCGCTGATCGAACCGCGCAGCCGCAGCATCCGCGATATCGCCGTCGACGGTGAGCCGTTCGCGGTCGTCGCCACCGACGACCGGGCCTACGTCGCCGTGTCCGGCGCCGAGTTCGACGGCGTCGCCGTCATCGACGTCGCCACCGGCGCCGAGCTGGCCGCCTACCCGCTGGCCTCCGGTGTCAGCGCCCTCGCTGTCAGCCCGGACGGCAAGCGCGTGTTCGCGGGCCGCGCCGGCGACGCCTACATCGACGTCGCCGTCATCGACATCACCGCCGACCGCGTCGGCACCATCGAGATCGCCACCGGTGCGGCCATCAGCATCGACGCGCTCGCGGTCGACCACACCGGTCGCCGGCTCTACGTCGCCACCACCGACGAGATGGGCAGCCAGCTGGTTGTCGTCGACACCGAGACCGCCCGCATTCGCAACACCATCGTCATCGGTGCCCCGATCCGCAGCCTGGCGCTCGGCCCGGACAACACCGCCTACGTGCTGACCTCGGACCTGACCGCCCGTGGTGAGGTGCACGTCGTCGACCTGGCCGCCGGCCGGGTGCGGGGGCGCTTCTCCGTCGGTGACGCCCCGACCCAGCTGGTGCTCGGTGCTGACGGCACCCGCGCCTATGTCGTCGACTACAACCGGGTCTCGGTGTTCTGCACCCAGACCAACGTGGTCGTCGACACCATCACCGCCGACGTCCAGCCGTCCTGCGTCACCGTCAGCCGTGACGGCTCGCGGCTGTACGTCGCGGACGTCGCCGGTGACGTCACCGCAGTCGCCGTCGAGGCCCCCAAGCCGCTGCTCTACTCGCAGTTCATGGCCACGGGGTCGGTTGGCATGCATGAGGTGCGCGCGCTGGAGCCCGCGACCGTCTGATAGTCCACAACAGAACGCCCCCGCCGGCCGGCGGGGGCGTTCTGTTGTCTGCGGGGCTAGTGATTATTACCCGTGCAGTCGAGCGACACCGAGATGGTCTTGCTGGTCTGCGGCAGCAGAATGGAATTGTTGTTGCGGCCCAGGCCCGGGCCGACCCACGGCATCAGCTGAGTCGTCTGCTGCGGATTGCGCACACTGGTCACGGTGCACTGGTCCATCGGAGCCGTCCCGAGCTTGTCGATCGTGACCACGTAGCCCTCGGACTGCAGCCGGTTGATGGTCTCTTGCGCCGTCTCGGCGGCGGCCAATCCCGCCGGCGCCATCATCGTCAGCGAGGCCCCCGCCAGCCCGCCCGCTACGGCGGCGGCCAGCGTCCAATTCCTGCGCATGATTTTCTCCTGTCGTGCTAACGCCAATCATCCTCCTACCTGGCACGGTCGGCTAGCATCTCGACATCCCAGCGGCAGAAACCCAGAGGCGATATTCACGATGCTCAGTACGATGCAGGACGCCCCGCTCACCATCGCCACGATCATGCGGCACGCGATCAACCTGAATTCGTCTCGGACCGTCACCACGGCGCTCGGGGACGGGCAGTACCGCACCGCGACCTATCGCGAGATCGGCGAGCAGGCGGGCCGGCTGGCCAACGCGTTGCGTGGTCTCGGCATCACCGGAGACCAGCGGGTCGGCACGTTCATGTGGAACAACGCCGAGCACACGGTGGCATACCTGGCCATTCCGTCGATGGGCGCCGTACTGCACACCCTCAACATCCGGTTGTCGCCCGAGCAGATCGCGTACATCGCGAACGAGGCGGAGGACCAGATCATCATCGCCGACATCTCGCTGGCCGCTCTGCTGGCTCCGGTGGTGCCGCAGCTGAACACGGTGCACACCGTGATCGCCGTCGGCGCAGGGGATTTGGCCCCACTCGAGGCTGTGTGTGCGGCGGAGGGCAAGACCCTGCTGCGGTACGACGAACTGCTGGCCGCCCAGCCCGTCGAGTTCGACTGGCCGGAGCTCGACGAGCGGTCCGCAGCCGCGATGTGCTACACCAGCGGTACTACGGGTAATCCGAAAGGTGTTGTCTACAGCCATCGTTCGAGCTTCCTGCACGCCCTGGCGACATGCACCAGCAACGCACTGGGGATCGGCAGCGACGACGTCGCGCTGCCCATCGTGCCGATGTTCCACGCCAACGCCTGGGGGCTGCCGTACGCCGCGCTGATGGCTGGCGCCGACCTGGCGATGCCGGACCGCTTCCTCGACGGCGCCTCGCTGATCAATCTCATCGAGACCTGTCGGCCCACCGTGGCCGCCGCCGTGCCGACCATCTGGAACGACGTGCAGCACTGCCTGGAAAAGGGCCCCGCACACGATATTTCGTCGCTACGTCTGGTCGCGTGCGGCGGGTCCGCCGTGCCGGTGTCGTTGATGAAGACGTTCCAGGAGCGCCACGGCGTCTACATCCAGCAGCTGTGGGGTATGACGGAGACGTCGCCGATGGCCACCACGGCCAAGCCGCTGCCGGGCGTCTCCGAGGAACAGCATTGGGCGACGCGGGCAACGCAGGGCCGCGCGATGTGTGGCGTCGAGGTCCGGGTCGTCGACGATGCGGGCGCCCCGCTGCCGCACGACGGCGAGGCCGTCGGCGAGATCGAGGTACGGGGGCCGTGGATCACGGGCAGCTACTACTTGGGCTATGACTCCGGCAAGTTCGACAGCGGCTGGCTACGCACCGGTGACGTCGGGCGTATCGACGACTGCGGGTTCGTCACCCTCACCGACCGGGCCAAGGACGTCATCAAGTCCGGCGGCGAATGGATTTCCTCGGTCGAGCTGGAGAACCACCTGATCGCGCACCCCGCGGTACTGGAGGCCGCCGTGGTCGCTGTGCCCGACGAGCGTTGGCAGGAGCGCCCACTGGTCGCCGTGGTGCTGCACGAGGGGGCTGCGGCGACGCCCGCGGAGCTGCGAGAATTCCTGGCAGACAAGGTGGTTCGGTGGTGGCTGCCCGAACGGTGGACGTTCGTCGATCAGGTGCCGCGCACCAGCGTTGGTAAGTACGACAAGAAGACCATCCGCGCCCGGTACGCCGACGGCGTCTACGACGTCGTCACCGTCTAGCGCGAACAGGGGTCCCGCTGTGCGCGGGTCAGGTGCGCACCGCCAGGGTCGACATCAGGTCGGCGAGGCGGTCCGGCTGGTCGAGCATCGAGAAAGTCCTTGCGCCGTCGATGATCTCGAGGCGGGCGTTCGGGATGGTCTTCGCCAGTTTCTCACCGTCGCCGACTTCGAAGAACACGTCGTCGGCTGACCAGGCGATGAGCGTCGGTTTGTCGAACTCGTGCAGCCGCGCCGCCACCTCGGTGGTGACCTCCGTCCGTAGCGAGCTGGTGAACTGGCGAAGATCTTCGGCGACAGCGGGTTTGGACTGTGCGTTGTGCACCCACTCTCGGGTCAGCGCGTCGAGGTCGGCGTAAGCGAGGCCGGCGTAGGCACGCTTGCGGACCAATGGAATCCGGAACACCTGTGTGCCGGACCGGAACAGCGCCTTCGATCGCGATGCCAGAATCAGCGGCTTGAGGATCGGCGGCGGAAAGTGTTCGAACGCATCGCAACTCGTCAGGACCAGGGCGCCGACCCGCTCGGGGTGGTGGACCGCGACCAGTTGGGTGACCACGCCGCCGGTGTCGTTGCCGACCAGTACGACCTCGTCGAGGTCCAGTGCCGCCAGGGTGTCCGCGACGATGCGTGCGACGCCGTGGATACTCCGGTCGGCACCGGGGCGCAGCGGTTCGGGATGCGCACCAAGGGGCCAGGTCGGGGCGATGCACCGCAGACCTTGTGCGGCCAGGCGCGCGGCGACCTGCCGCCACAGCTGGCCGCCCATCATGTATCCATGCACGAAGACGACGGGCCGGCCGCTCTTCGGCCCGAATTCCTCGAAATGAATGGTTCCGGCGTTAATCTCGATGATCGACATGGATGTCTCCTAACTCGACACGCATTTACAAACAGACTGTCCGCAACTTACCAACAGGGTGTATGGAAAACAAGAGGCGTACTCAGGAGGAGCGCTCCGCGGCGACCCGCGAGGCGCTGATCGTCGCTGCGCGGCGGTTGTGGGGCGAGCGTGGTTACGCGGAAGTGGGTACCCCCGAGATCGCGACCGCGGCCGGGGTCACCCGGGGCGCGATGTATCACCAATTCGCCGACAAGGCAGCGCTTTTCCTGGCTGTGGTGGAGGTGGTGGAACAAGACGTGATGGACCGGATGGCGGCCATGGTGGCGACATCGGGTGCGACGTCACCGGCAGATGCGATCCGGGCGGCGGTCGACGCGTGGTTGGAGGTGTCCGGCGACCCGGAAGTCCGGCAGTTGGTCCTGCTTGATGCCCCGAGCGTGCTCGGCTGGGCAGGCTTCCGCGATGTAGCCCAGCGCTACAGCCTGGGTATGACAGAGCAGCTGCTCAGTGAGGCCATCAAGGCCGGCCAGCTGGCTCGTCAACCCGTGCGGGCCCTGGCGCACGTGCTGATCGGTGCACTCGATGAGGCGGCCATGCTCATCGCCACGTCCGAAGACCCGAAGAAGGCCCGCCGCGAGACGAGGCAGGTGTTGCGCCGCCTGGTCGACGCGATGTTCGCCCCCTGATTGCCGAAACGGTATTCCAGCAGGAAATGTTCGAGAACGAACCTGCTGGAATACCGTTTCGCGAGTGGAGCGACTAGCGCTCGGCGCGCTGATAGGCCGTCACGACAGCGGCGCCGCCCAGGCCGATGTTGTGCTGCAGGGCCGCGGTCACGCCGTCGACCTGACGCTTGTCGGCCGTGCCGCGCAGCTGCCAGGTCAGCTCGGAGCACTGGGCCAGGCCCGTCGCACCGAGCGGATGGCCCTTGGAGATCAGCCCGCCTGACGGGTTGACCACCCAGCGACCGCCGTAGGTGGTGTCATTGTCGTCGATCAGCCGCGGCGCTTCACCCTCGCCGCACAGGCCCAGGGCTTCGTACAGTAGGAGCTCATTGGCGGAGAAGCAGTCGTGCAGTTCGATGACCTGGAAGTCCTCAGGGCCCAGGCCTGACTGATCGTAAACCTTCTGGGCGGCTTGGACATTCATGTCATAGCCGATGATGTTGGCGGCGCTGCCGTCGAAGGTCGAGGCGAAGTCGGTGGTCATGGCCTGTCCGACGATCTCGACGGCCTGTGCGGCCAGCCCGTGCTTGTCGACGAACGCCTCGCTGGCGACGATCGCGGCGCCCGACCCGTCGGAGGTGGGGGAGCACTGCAGCTTGGTCAGCGGGTCGGAGATCATCTTGGCCGCCAGGATGTCGTCGAGCGTGTACTCGTCCTGGAACTGCGCGTACGGGTTGTTGACCGAATGCTTGTGGTTCTTGTAACCGATCTTCGCGAAGTGCTCGGCGGTGGTGCCGTACTTCTTCATATGCTCACGGCCGGCCGCGCCGAACATCCACGGCGCCACCGGGAAGGCGAACTCATCGATCTCGGCCAGGGCCTTGACGTGCCGGCCCAGCGGCGATTCGCGGTCCTGCGCGCCACCGCCGAGGGACCCCGGCTGCATCTTCTCGAAGCCCAGTGCGATGGTGCAGTCGGCGAGGCCGCCGCGGATCGCTTGTGCGGCAAGGTAAAGCGCGGTCGAACCCGTCGAACAGTTGTTGTTGACGTTGACGATCGGGATGCCCGTCATGCCGAGTTCGTACAGGGCGCGCTGGCCGGAGGTCGAATCGCCGGAGCAGTAGCCGACGTAGCCCTGCTCAACCTGGTCGTAAGAGATGCCGGCGTCGGCGAGGGCCTTGTTGCCCGACTCGTTGGCCATCCGCGGGTAGTCCCAGCCCTCGCGACTGCCGGGCTTCTCGAACTTTGTCATGCCGACGCCGACGACGAACACACGATTCTTGGCCATGGGGTTCCTTTCGTTACTACCTGTAGTTCAGTCACGCGCGGCGCCTTTAGTCAAGACCCCAAAGGTCTGGTCTCCGGCGCCGAGGCGGTGGTATACAACCTAGAACGTGTTCTAGTTCTGGCGGTGCTCGGGAGGTTTCATGGCGTTGCGGGTCGTGCAGTGGGCCACCGGCGGTGTCGGCGTCGCTGCCATCAAAGGCGTGCTGGAACATCCGGACCTGGAACTCGTCGGCTGTTGGGTGCATTCGGAAGCCAAGAACGGCAAGGACGTTGGTGAGATCATCGGCGGCGAGCGGCTGGGCGTCACCGCCACCAACAACGTCCAGGACATCCTCGACCTGGATGCCGATGCCGTCATCTATGCCCCACTGATGGCCAATCCCGACGAGGTCGCCGCACTGCTGCGGTCGGGAAAGAACGTCGTGACGCCGGTCGGCTGGGTGTATCCGAGCGAGAAGCAGGGCGCACCGATGCGCGAGGCCGCGCTGGCCGGCGGGGTCACGCTGCACGGCACCGGCATTGCGCCCGGCGGCATCAGTGAGAAGTTCCCGCTGTTGTTCTCGGTGATGTCCACCGGCGTGACTTTCGTTCGGGCCGAAGAGTTCTCGGACCTGCGGACCTATGACGCGCCGGACGTTTTGCGGCACGTGATGGGGTTCGGCGAGACGCCGGACAAAGCGCTGACCGGCCCGATGCAGAAGCTACTGGACAGCGGCTTCATCCAGGCCGTCCGGATGTGCGTCGACGAGTTCGGATTCAGCGCCGACCCGAAAATCCGCGCCCGCCAGGAGGTTGCGGTGGCGACCGCGCCGATCGACTCACCGCTGGGTCCCATTCAGCCCGGCCAGGTGGCCGCCCGCAAGTTTCACTGGGAGGCGGTCGTCGGCGACGAGGTCGTCGTCCGCGTCACCGTCAACTGGTTCATGGGCGAGGAAAACCTCGACCCCGCATGGGATTTCGGCCCCGAAGGGCAACGCTACGAAATGGAGGTCAAGGGCCATCCGGACTTCACCGTGTCGATCAAGGGCTTTCAGGGACTGGTCGGAGAGGACGGACCGGAACCCGGCGTCGT includes these proteins:
- a CDS encoding DUF3060 domain-containing protein, with product MSRDDDPEARIRELERAMNEQARASELTEPGQAWSSRAPAVSRPYAGRPPKAWPPKPSMPTTSGATSRRLIFAVVILAVLAGPVIAGIIVFANLTGKKHMTFLPPSAGRQPSVSVSVPTPAPPGDESSVVVNGTTVMSGPGLVELPPQSDDPNRPIQIAGVRGHRTLECNDRPVSISGVSNSVTISGHCATVTVSGIDNTVVVDSAEKIVASGMDNRVTYHSGTPEIPTPGGSNTVSRG
- a CDS encoding YncE family protein, coding for MANNNARAKAKRAGAQALRGTMDIAQVGRGAIADIAESMGQLVATSYADSIVSLIEPRSRSIRDIAVDGEPFAVVATDDRAYVAVSGAEFDGVAVIDVATGAELAAYPLASGVSALAVSPDGKRVFAGRAGDAYIDVAVIDITADRVGTIEIATGAAISIDALAVDHTGRRLYVATTDEMGSQLVVVDTETARIRNTIVIGAPIRSLALGPDNTAYVLTSDLTARGEVHVVDLAAGRVRGRFSVGDAPTQLVLGADGTRAYVVDYNRVSVFCTQTNVVVDTITADVQPSCVTVSRDGSRLYVADVAGDVTAVAVEAPKPLLYSQFMATGSVGMHEVRALEPATV
- a CDS encoding response regulator — encoded protein: MTRVLIVDDDPLIAEAHRTYVERLEGFSVTAVAHTAREAIQTASRATATDDPVDLVLLDLGLPDASGISLASALSGLRPAPDIIAITSERDLEMVRAAVAHGALAYLLKPFTFAAFRDRLERYQRYRTALPAGVDAASQAEVDRALAELRTGADKSAAPKGAATLTNDDIARAVRDSPDGLTADEAAKAVGVARVTAWRYLERLAEDGTVTRRSEYGGTGRPKTRYLWR
- a CDS encoding long-chain fatty acid--CoA ligase, translating into MLSTMQDAPLTIATIMRHAINLNSSRTVTTALGDGQYRTATYREIGEQAGRLANALRGLGITGDQRVGTFMWNNAEHTVAYLAIPSMGAVLHTLNIRLSPEQIAYIANEAEDQIIIADISLAALLAPVVPQLNTVHTVIAVGAGDLAPLEAVCAAEGKTLLRYDELLAAQPVEFDWPELDERSAAAMCYTSGTTGNPKGVVYSHRSSFLHALATCTSNALGIGSDDVALPIVPMFHANAWGLPYAALMAGADLAMPDRFLDGASLINLIETCRPTVAAAVPTIWNDVQHCLEKGPAHDISSLRLVACGGSAVPVSLMKTFQERHGVYIQQLWGMTETSPMATTAKPLPGVSEEQHWATRATQGRAMCGVEVRVVDDAGAPLPHDGEAVGEIEVRGPWITGSYYLGYDSGKFDSGWLRTGDVGRIDDCGFVTLTDRAKDVIKSGGEWISSVELENHLIAHPAVLEAAVVAVPDERWQERPLVAVVLHEGAAATPAELREFLADKVVRWWLPERWTFVDQVPRTSVGKYDKKTIRARYADGVYDVVTV
- a CDS encoding cation:dicarboxylate symporter family transporter; this translates as MTAHAPRRDRTHWLYIAVLVAVVGGVAVGLIAPGVGKDIAVLGTLFVSLIKMMITPVIFCTIVLGIGSVRKAATVGKVGGLALGYFLLMSTVALAIGLVVGNLLSPGSGMHLSAQATGQGAKLAEKAHEAGGLMDFVAHIIPETLFSALTSGNVLQALFIALLVGFAVQAMGTAGEPILRGIGHLQKLVFRVLIMILWLAPIGAFGAMAGVVGQTGWRAVTQLLTLMLGFYVTCVVFVFGVLGTVLWSVTRMSIFRLVRYLAREYLLIFSTSSSESALPRLIAKMEHLGVDRSTVGVVVPTGYSFNLDGTAIYLTMAALFIADAMGRPLAIGEQLALLAFMIVASKGAAGVTGAGLATLAGGLQSHRPDLLDGVGLIVGIDRFMSEARAVTNFSGNAVAAVLIGAWTGTLDRAKADAVLSGADPFDELTMVDSDVDSHSATSV
- a CDS encoding sensor histidine kinase, which codes for MRSWPAAPRWSLAGQIVALQIAIIIVVVAAGSALALVQSRRTNDAAAKQLLTGIVTALADAPSTAAALRAGNATAVLQPVAESVRAQTGIAFITVMAPDGTRFTHTDPSRIGAHYLGTMEPALKGQTFTEFYTGTLGRSVRTIAPVRDGSGRVLGLVAAGITETTLTAQWRHQIPIIAAIGLAALGLSLAGTWLIRRRLLRQTHGLRPDELRVMYEHHDAVLHSVSEGLLVLEQGRVALANDEARRLLALPPGAVALTDLPEFLRAADPGVRDEVHVTDERVLVVSRSPVSGTSGAEVVTIRDRTELQSTLGELSSLKVLTDSLRAQAHEAANKLHTVITMVEMGRPSDAVAFATDELELSQRLVDRLSNEVREPALVALLLGKSAQAHERGIEFTVTADSQLPSDTSYLPLTGPEMVTVLGNLIDNAMDACDRDEPWVEVTVRCEPGAELLMRVADSGAGMNPDAFEDAMRRGYSTKSSPGHGLGLALVAQVVKRHGGTFSSDVSYGSVVSVTIPAVPA